A region of Paenibacillus sp. 37 DNA encodes the following proteins:
- a CDS encoding DUF6790 family protein encodes MWFLVLWLLGLISGGVHLYVLGFPGEMSEISRVLLLHQFVVTFGLVGVIGYVVNIARADQTAKMLGWPGGPFQVKYGFSQVGLGVMGIMAIWFQGNFWVGVLVTMYIYGLSGLWSHTYVMIKNRKADGDSIGNLIMDVVYQTFITVLSVLAGGIWVMH; translated from the coding sequence ATGTGGTTTTTGGTTCTATGGTTGTTAGGTCTAATTTCAGGGGGAGTACACTTATATGTGTTAGGTTTTCCCGGGGAAATGAGCGAGATTAGCAGAGTATTGCTGCTTCATCAGTTTGTGGTTACGTTTGGATTGGTTGGAGTGATTGGTTATGTTGTCAACATTGCCAGAGCGGATCAGACAGCCAAAATGTTAGGATGGCCTGGTGGACCATTTCAGGTTAAATACGGTTTTTCCCAGGTAGGGCTTGGAGTTATGGGGATTATGGCCATATGGTTCCAGGGGAACTTTTGGGTTGGTGTATTGGTAACGATGTACATATACGGATTAAGTGGTCTTTGGTCACATACTTATGTCATGATTAAAAATCGCAAGGCAGATGGAGACAGTATCGGGAATCTCATTATGGATGTGGTGTATCAAACGTTTATCACGGTTCTCTCGGTATTGGCTGGTGGAATCTGGGTAATGCACTAA